From the genome of Geobacter sp. SVR, one region includes:
- a CDS encoding protein-glutamate O-methyltransferase CheR, producing MTFHGKSSASPGLPATLKDREFKLFSRFIYEEAGIRMPPAKQTMLEARLQKRLKALGLGSFEAYADHVFSGGGRGDELIHLIDVVTTNKTDFFRESAHFDYLVKSAIPALMETRGSGMHSPFRIWSAGCSTGEEPYTLAMVLSEFSVAAPGFRSSILATDISTVVLSKARDAIYAEDRVDTIPLNLKKKYLLKSRDRQKSLVRIGPQLRAMVEFKRLNFMEDFGLPEQMDVIFCRNVIIYFDKPTQERLLNRFSQQLVKGGYLFLGHSETLNGLNVPLQPVASTVYRKT from the coding sequence ATGACCTTTCACGGTAAATCTTCCGCAAGCCCCGGATTGCCAGCGACGCTCAAGGACCGTGAGTTCAAGCTGTTCAGCAGGTTTATCTATGAAGAGGCCGGTATACGGATGCCTCCGGCAAAGCAGACGATGCTGGAGGCGAGGCTGCAGAAACGGCTCAAGGCGCTGGGACTCGGTTCGTTCGAGGCCTACGCGGATCATGTCTTCAGTGGTGGGGGCAGGGGAGACGAGCTGATACATCTGATCGACGTGGTTACCACCAATAAAACCGATTTTTTCCGGGAATCGGCACACTTCGATTATCTGGTGAAATCGGCGATTCCTGCCCTCATGGAAACCCGCGGATCGGGAATGCACTCGCCGTTCAGGATCTGGAGTGCCGGATGTTCCACCGGCGAGGAGCCCTACACCCTGGCCATGGTTCTGTCGGAATTCTCCGTGGCCGCCCCCGGTTTCCGCTCCTCGATACTGGCCACCGACATATCGACCGTCGTCCTTTCCAAGGCGCGTGACGCTATCTATGCCGAAGACCGGGTCGATACGATCCCGCTGAATCTCAAGAAGAAATATCTGCTGAAAAGCCGGGACCGGCAGAAATCGCTCGTGAGGATCGGACCCCAGTTAAGAGCGATGGTGGAGTTCAAGCGTTTGAACTTCATGGAGGATTTTGGTCTCCCTGAACAGATGGACGTCATTTTCTGCCGCAATGTCATCATCTATTTCGACAAACCGACCCAGGAACGGCTTTTGAACAGGTTCAGCCAGCAGCTTGTCAAGGGGGGCTACCTGTTCCTGGGGCATTCGGAAACCCTCAACGGCCTGAATGTACCGTTGCAGCCGGTGGCTTCGACCGTGTACCGCAAGACATGA
- a CDS encoding CHAD domain-containing protein, which translates to MKKKPDNSAAAILSRRLDSLLDARKACLKHDDLETVHDLRVATRRMRAALQLFEPFSPEPVREIYLPVRELTREIGQLRNLDEALLFFLDEIGLPGEGKECPDLVKRLRAQRMQEAARVRKQLKGLGLAALKHDLELVAARLPLPESCNGGSRKGATSLAGFLSQSGVALFEDIHHLLPMSVMAEAVEVRHRLRIAIKRWRYFLEIVAELTRIDYATVLETLKEYQTLLGRLNDLSVFAALVREGGLDSREQSRFDSVKDGWSTRLFEDFQELLERKPLRYVFLYQ; encoded by the coding sequence ATGAAGAAGAAACCTGACAATTCTGCGGCTGCCATACTGTCCCGACGCCTGGACTCGCTGCTCGACGCCAGGAAGGCCTGCCTGAAACACGACGATCTCGAAACCGTGCATGATCTCCGTGTGGCCACGCGCCGGATGCGTGCCGCTCTGCAGCTGTTCGAGCCATTTTCGCCCGAGCCTGTCAGGGAGATCTACCTGCCGGTCCGGGAACTGACCCGGGAAATAGGACAACTTCGCAATCTGGACGAGGCTTTGCTCTTTTTTCTGGATGAGATCGGCCTGCCGGGAGAGGGGAAGGAGTGTCCGGATCTTGTGAAAAGGCTGCGGGCACAGCGCATGCAGGAAGCGGCCCGAGTGCGGAAACAGCTGAAGGGACTGGGTCTGGCTGCGCTGAAGCACGACCTGGAACTGGTCGCTGCCCGGTTGCCGCTTCCGGAATCCTGCAATGGTGGTTCCCGCAAAGGCGCGACCTCTTTGGCGGGGTTTCTTTCGCAGTCGGGCGTCGCCCTTTTTGAGGACATTCATCACCTGTTGCCGATGTCGGTCATGGCCGAGGCTGTCGAGGTCCGCCACAGGCTGAGAATTGCGATCAAGCGCTGGCGGTATTTCCTGGAGATCGTGGCAGAGTTGACCCGGATCGATTATGCCACTGTTCTGGAAACGCTGAAGGAATACCAGACCCTGTTGGGCCGGCTCAATGACCTGTCGGTATTTGCCGCGCTTGTCCGGGAAGGGGGGCTCGACAGCCGTGAACAGTCCAGGTTCGACAGCGTCAAAGACGGTTGGAGCACCCGGCTTTTTGAAGATTTCCAGGAATTGCTGGAGCGGAAGCCGCTTCGGTACGTATTCCTCTACCAGTGA
- a CDS encoding CTP synthase: MKTKFIFITGGVVSSIGKGLAAASLGALLEARGLRVTMQKLDPYINVDPGTMSPFQHGEVFVTDDGAETDLDLGHYERYTSARLSKKSNFTTGQVYFSVIDKERRGDYLGGTVQVIPHITDEMKSKIIDNAKGADVAIIEVGGTVGDIESLPFLEAIRQFRHDLGAGNTLYIHVTLVPYIRSASELKTKPTQHSVMELRKIGIQPDILLCRCERELPHEMKKKISLFCNVEEEDVIPCVDSEHIYAVPLALNKEKLDDRVVEKLNIWTKAPDLTQWQDVVETLRHPSHGEVRIAVVGKYVNLTESYKSLAEALTHGGIANDCRVYLKYIDSEKMERDGIDGHLDDVDGVLVPGGFGERGTEGKIKAIEYARTNKIPFFGICLGMQMAVVEFARNVCGLKEACSSEFKPDGAAPLIHLMEEQKSVSKKGGTMRLGANPCSLTKGTVAYEAYNSTEISERHRHRYEFNNKYRELLTGNGLVLSGVYKDKDLVEVVEISDHPWFLGCQFHPEFKSKPLVPHPLFKAFIGAALTHRNTR, from the coding sequence ATGAAAACCAAATTCATCTTCATCACCGGCGGAGTCGTATCCTCCATCGGAAAAGGGCTGGCGGCCGCATCGCTGGGAGCGCTGCTGGAGGCGCGCGGACTGCGGGTCACCATGCAGAAGCTCGACCCCTACATAAACGTCGATCCGGGGACCATGTCCCCCTTCCAGCACGGCGAGGTTTTCGTAACCGACGACGGAGCCGAAACAGACCTCGACCTGGGGCATTACGAGCGCTACACCAGTGCCCGGCTTTCCAAGAAAAGCAACTTCACCACCGGACAGGTCTACTTCTCGGTTATCGACAAGGAGCGCCGCGGCGATTACCTGGGGGGGACCGTCCAGGTGATTCCCCACATCACCGATGAAATGAAGTCCAAGATCATCGATAACGCCAAGGGGGCAGACGTCGCTATCATCGAAGTCGGCGGCACTGTAGGCGACATCGAATCGCTCCCTTTCCTTGAGGCTATCCGTCAGTTCCGTCACGATCTGGGCGCCGGCAACACCCTTTATATCCATGTCACACTGGTACCGTACATCCGTTCGGCCAGCGAACTGAAGACGAAGCCGACTCAGCATTCGGTCATGGAGCTGCGCAAGATCGGCATTCAGCCAGATATCCTGCTGTGCCGCTGCGAGCGCGAGCTGCCGCATGAGATGAAGAAGAAGATCTCCCTGTTCTGCAATGTCGAGGAGGAAGATGTCATCCCCTGTGTGGATTCCGAGCACATCTATGCGGTGCCCCTGGCATTGAACAAGGAAAAACTCGACGACCGCGTAGTAGAAAAACTCAACATCTGGACCAAGGCGCCCGACCTGACCCAGTGGCAGGACGTGGTGGAAACGCTGCGCCATCCCAGCCATGGCGAGGTGCGCATCGCAGTGGTCGGCAAATACGTCAATCTGACCGAATCCTACAAATCCCTGGCTGAAGCCCTGACCCACGGCGGCATTGCCAACGATTGCCGCGTCTACCTGAAGTATATCGATTCCGAAAAGATGGAACGGGACGGCATCGACGGCCATCTGGACGATGTCGATGGCGTGCTCGTGCCGGGCGGCTTCGGAGAGCGGGGCACCGAGGGAAAAATCAAGGCGATCGAGTATGCCCGCACCAACAAGATTCCGTTCTTCGGCATCTGTCTCGGCATGCAGATGGCAGTGGTGGAGTTCGCCCGCAACGTGTGCGGCCTGAAAGAAGCCTGCTCCAGCGAGTTCAAACCTGACGGCGCCGCTCCGCTGATCCACCTGATGGAAGAACAGAAAAGCGTCAGCAAGAAGGGGGGCACCATGCGCTTGGGAGCAAACCCCTGCTCGCTCACCAAAGGGACCGTGGCGTACGAGGCATACAACAGCACCGAAATTTCGGAGCGCCATCGCCACCGTTACGAATTCAACAACAAGTATCGCGAACTGCTGACCGGCAACGGGCTTGTCCTGTCGGGCGTTTACAAGGACAAGGATCTGGTCGAGGTGGTCGAGATCAGCGATCATCCCTGGTTCCTGGGATGCCAGTTCCATCCTGAATTCAAGTCCAAGCCGCTGGTTCCCCATCCATTGTTCAAGGCCTTCATCGGTGCGGCTCTGACGCATCGCAACACGAGGTAA
- a CDS encoding EAL and HDOD domain-containing protein encodes MMKDSQDKFFIGRQPILDRKQEIVGFELLFRSADVNFAEFQSYSHASASVITGALATFGMQEVLGGKLGFINVHLGLLLSEMLELLPVDRIVLELLEIIELDDEVVKRCRELKKLGFRLALDDHSYCPEYEEIYGIVDIVKIDILQTSLKELPEIVSKLRRWPVQILAEKVETVQQFEACFEMGFDLFQGYFFERPVVLNKRRIDASSIAMLKLLQQLTLEATLAEIEQTFKENPGLSYNLLHLVNSVFMGMREKIKTLRHAIVMLGTSHLRRWIQLSLFAGNDSRGINHPLLEMAAVRGRLLEILVMQKGFPVEYAEAAFMTGILSLLDVLFEMPMQELVESLNLTDEVGNALLRRKGPLGGLLDLVEKVEVTDFRAVTPLLVRCQVTLDQLVAAQLEAFSWRAKVLAGWTLAE; translated from the coding sequence ATGATGAAAGACTCGCAGGATAAATTCTTTATCGGTCGCCAGCCGATTCTGGACCGCAAGCAGGAGATCGTGGGGTTCGAACTCCTGTTCCGGTCGGCGGACGTGAATTTTGCCGAATTCCAGAGCTACTCCCATGCCAGCGCCAGTGTGATTACCGGTGCGCTGGCGACCTTCGGCATGCAGGAGGTACTGGGGGGAAAGCTCGGTTTCATCAACGTTCACCTCGGCCTGCTTCTTTCCGAGATGCTGGAGTTGTTGCCGGTCGACCGGATCGTTCTCGAACTCCTGGAAATCATCGAGCTGGACGACGAAGTGGTCAAGCGCTGCCGCGAGCTCAAGAAGCTCGGGTTCAGGCTCGCCCTGGACGACCACAGCTATTGCCCCGAGTATGAAGAGATCTATGGCATCGTCGATATCGTCAAGATCGACATTCTGCAGACCTCCCTGAAAGAACTGCCCGAGATCGTGAGCAAGCTGCGCCGCTGGCCGGTGCAGATCCTTGCCGAAAAGGTCGAAACCGTGCAGCAGTTCGAAGCCTGCTTCGAGATGGGATTCGACCTGTTCCAGGGCTACTTCTTCGAGCGCCCGGTAGTCCTGAACAAACGGCGCATCGATGCATCCTCCATCGCCATGCTGAAGCTCCTGCAGCAGCTCACCCTGGAAGCTACGCTGGCCGAGATAGAGCAGACTTTCAAGGAGAACCCGGGTCTTTCCTATAACCTGCTGCACTTGGTCAATTCGGTGTTTATGGGGATGCGGGAAAAGATAAAGACGCTGCGTCATGCCATCGTAATGCTCGGCACCAGTCACTTGCGGCGATGGATCCAACTTTCGCTTTTTGCGGGGAACGACTCGCGGGGGATCAATCATCCCCTCCTGGAGATGGCGGCGGTGCGCGGGCGCCTGCTGGAGATACTCGTGATGCAGAAAGGCTTTCCGGTCGAGTATGCCGAGGCTGCTTTCATGACCGGCATTCTGTCGCTTCTGGATGTGTTGTTCGAGATGCCAATGCAGGAGTTGGTCGAGAGCCTGAATCTGACGGACGAGGTTGGCAATGCCCTGCTGCGGCGAAAAGGGCCTTTGGGGGGATTGCTGGACCTGGTTGAGAAGGTGGAAGTCACCGATTTCAGGGCCGTGACACCGCTGCTCGTACGCTGCCAGGTAACGCTCGACCAGTTGGTGGCTGCCCAGTTGGAGGCCTTCAGCTGGCGTGCAAAGGTGCTGGCCGGCTGGACTTTGGCAGAATGA
- a CDS encoding DUF2127 domain-containing protein has translation MTSSADRHGHGSVAGLRVVALLEGAKGVLVLLAGFGLLALVHQDLHQAAVELVRHIHLNPARHYPTVFIDLAGRVTDGQLWAAAFAAMSYAVIRFAEAVGLWLQRRWAEWFGVLTGGMYIPIEIYEVFRKVSWPKLTVLIVNVAIVLYLLLVLALTRDR, from the coding sequence ATGACTTCATCGGCTGATAGACACGGACATGGATCGGTAGCCGGATTGCGCGTGGTGGCGTTGCTCGAAGGGGCCAAGGGTGTATTGGTCCTGCTGGCGGGGTTCGGGTTGTTGGCGCTGGTCCACCAGGACCTTCATCAGGCTGCGGTGGAGCTGGTACGGCATATCCATCTCAATCCGGCGCGGCACTATCCGACGGTTTTCATCGACCTGGCCGGACGTGTAACGGATGGGCAACTCTGGGCAGCGGCCTTTGCGGCCATGAGCTATGCCGTTATTCGTTTTGCAGAAGCGGTCGGCCTGTGGCTGCAGCGCCGCTGGGCCGAGTGGTTCGGAGTCCTGACCGGCGGAATGTATATCCCCATCGAGATCTACGAGGTGTTCCGCAAGGTGAGCTGGCCCAAGCTGACCGTACTGATCGTCAATGTGGCAATCGTCCTTTATCTGCTGCTGGTGCTGGCGTTGACCCGAGACCGCTGA
- a CDS encoding YkgJ family cysteine cluster protein codes for MNCRVGCAACCIAPSISSAIPGMSSGKPAGMRCVQLSPDNRCWLFGRAERPAVCLSLQPAAEMCGTNDQEALEYLARLELATKQ; via the coding sequence ATGAATTGCCGCGTCGGCTGTGCCGCCTGCTGCATCGCCCCGTCGATCTCGTCGGCGATCCCGGGCATGAGCAGCGGCAAACCGGCCGGCATGCGTTGCGTCCAGTTGAGCCCGGACAACCGTTGCTGGCTGTTCGGCCGGGCGGAACGCCCGGCAGTCTGCCTCAGTCTGCAACCTGCGGCGGAGATGTGCGGCACGAACGATCAGGAAGCCTTGGAATATCTTGCCCGGCTGGAGCTGGCCACAAAACAATAA
- the kdsA gene encoding 3-deoxy-8-phosphooctulonate synthase, with product MTREIVIGNAKIGGNRPLALIAGPCVIESEEATLRHAERLMAICNGVSMPLIFKASYDKANRTSIGAFRGPGLHEGLRILARVKESLGLPVLSDIHSIEQVAPAAQVLDVLQIPAFLCRQTDLLVAAANSGRVVNVKKGQFLAPWDMKNVAGKLAASGNENIILTERGVSFGYNNLVVDMRSFPVMRSSGYPVVFDATHSVQLPGGQGASSGGQREYVEYLSRAAVATGIDGIFMEVHENPEQALCDGPNSIALDDLPALLKTLKAIDAAIK from the coding sequence GTGACCCGCGAGATTGTAATCGGAAATGCGAAGATTGGCGGAAACCGCCCCCTGGCACTGATTGCCGGGCCCTGCGTGATAGAATCGGAAGAGGCCACCCTGAGGCATGCCGAACGGCTGATGGCCATCTGCAACGGCGTGTCCATGCCGCTGATCTTCAAGGCGTCCTATGACAAGGCCAACCGTACCTCCATCGGGGCCTTCCGGGGCCCCGGCCTGCACGAAGGGCTGCGGATCCTGGCCCGGGTCAAGGAGTCCCTGGGGCTGCCGGTACTCTCAGATATCCACTCCATTGAGCAGGTCGCTCCTGCCGCGCAGGTGCTGGATGTGCTGCAGATCCCCGCTTTTCTCTGCCGCCAGACCGACCTGCTGGTGGCGGCCGCCAACAGCGGACGGGTCGTGAATGTCAAGAAGGGGCAGTTCCTGGCCCCTTGGGATATGAAGAATGTGGCTGGCAAATTGGCTGCTTCGGGCAATGAGAACATCATCCTCACCGAGCGCGGCGTATCGTTCGGCTATAACAACCTGGTGGTGGACATGCGCAGCTTCCCGGTCATGCGCTCCAGCGGCTATCCGGTGGTGTTCGACGCAACCCACAGCGTGCAGTTGCCCGGTGGCCAGGGGGCAAGCTCCGGCGGGCAGCGCGAATATGTAGAATACCTTTCGCGGGCTGCGGTGGCCACCGGCATTGACGGTATCTTCATGGAGGTGCACGAAAATCCGGAGCAGGCTCTGTGCGATGGCCCCAATTCGATCGCGCTGGACGATCTGCCGGCGCTGCTCAAGACTCTCAAGGCCATCGATGCTGCCATCAAATGA
- a CDS encoding Fur family transcriptional regulator, giving the protein MMDRHRAGAILKELQLKTTPKRVEVMRLLAAEPSFLSADDVWQRLKSSFTHIGLPTVYRILDELTGAGVITRIFLPDRKQYYFLCTNQEHHHHFVCESCRRVEDVEQEQCGLDGLAREISRRSGARVTSHILQINGVCGTCLKEGAAV; this is encoded by the coding sequence ATGATGGACAGACACCGTGCAGGTGCTATCCTCAAGGAATTGCAGCTCAAAACAACTCCCAAAAGGGTGGAGGTAATGCGCCTTCTGGCGGCGGAACCCTCCTTCCTGTCGGCCGATGATGTCTGGCAGCGCCTCAAGTCGTCTTTTACCCATATCGGGCTTCCAACGGTCTACCGCATCCTGGACGAGCTGACCGGGGCAGGCGTCATCACCCGCATCTTCCTTCCGGACCGCAAGCAGTATTATTTTCTCTGCACCAACCAGGAGCATCATCACCATTTCGTGTGCGAATCGTGCCGCCGGGTGGAGGATGTGGAGCAGGAGCAATGCGGACTGGATGGGCTCGCACGTGAGATTAGCCGGCGTTCCGGTGCCCGCGTTACCTCCCATATACTTCAGATCAACGGCGTGTGCGGAACCTGCCTGAAAGAAGGAGCAGCGGTATGA
- a CDS encoding chemotaxis response regulator protein-glutamate methylesterase, which translates to MHPKIKVLIVDDSALVRQALTEILSSDARIEVMAAAPDPFVAAEKIRTCVPDVITLDVEMPRMDGLTFLQKIMSQHPIPVVMCSTLTGAGSESALKALEYGAVDIIVKPKLGTRQFIEESRVSICDTVRAAAMTKGRIRPVHRREISPKLTADVIIEKPSSKAMIQTTEKVVVVGASTGGTEALKLFLEMLPEDAPGTVIVQHMPEHFTAAFARRLDGLCRVSVKEAADNDSVVRGRVLIAPGNHHVLLKRSGARYYTEIKEGPLVSRHRPSVDVLFRSAARYAGKNAVGVIMTGMGDDGARGMKEMFDAGAITLAQDEASCVVYGMPHEAVKLGGVHKIMPLQDIAAEVLRCCC; encoded by the coding sequence ATGCACCCTAAGATAAAAGTTCTCATTGTGGACGACTCGGCCCTGGTCCGGCAGGCCCTGACCGAAATCCTCTCGTCGGATGCCCGGATCGAGGTCATGGCCGCTGCACCTGATCCGTTCGTTGCCGCCGAGAAGATCCGGACCTGCGTTCCGGACGTGATCACGCTGGATGTGGAGATGCCCCGCATGGATGGCCTCACTTTCCTGCAGAAGATCATGTCGCAACATCCGATTCCGGTGGTGATGTGCTCGACCCTGACCGGGGCAGGCAGCGAATCCGCGCTGAAGGCCCTTGAATATGGTGCCGTCGACATCATCGTCAAGCCCAAGCTCGGTACCAGGCAGTTCATCGAGGAATCCCGGGTCAGTATCTGCGACACCGTCAGGGCCGCTGCCATGACCAAAGGCAGGATCAGGCCGGTGCACAGGCGTGAAATTTCACCCAAACTCACGGCCGATGTCATCATTGAAAAACCGAGCAGCAAGGCAATGATCCAGACAACGGAAAAGGTGGTTGTCGTGGGGGCATCGACCGGCGGGACCGAAGCGTTGAAGTTGTTTCTGGAAATGCTGCCCGAGGATGCGCCCGGCACCGTGATCGTGCAGCATATGCCGGAACATTTTACGGCCGCCTTTGCCAGGCGATTGGACGGTCTCTGCCGTGTGAGCGTCAAGGAAGCTGCCGACAATGACTCTGTTGTCCGCGGCCGGGTACTCATCGCTCCGGGTAACCATCATGTTTTGCTCAAGCGCAGCGGAGCCAGGTATTATACGGAGATAAAAGAGGGGCCGCTCGTATCGCGGCATCGCCCCTCGGTGGATGTACTCTTCCGCTCCGCCGCCCGCTATGCGGGCAAGAATGCGGTTGGCGTCATCATGACGGGCATGGGGGACGACGGCGCCCGCGGCATGAAGGAAATGTTCGATGCCGGCGCCATTACTCTTGCGCAGGACGAAGCGAGTTGTGTAGTCTATGGAATGCCGCACGAGGCGGTCAAACTGGGAGGGGTCCATAAGATTATGCCCTTGCAGGATATTGCCGCCGAAGTATTGCGCTGCTGTTGCTGA
- the kdsB gene encoding 3-deoxy-manno-octulosonate cytidylyltransferase: protein MDITAVIPARYASTRFPGKALAEIAGKPMIQHVYERACSASLVSRVIVATDDQRIQQVVTDFGGLCLMTRPDHETGTDRLAEVAQGLNADIIVNVQGDEPLIAPEMIEQAIRPFLDDSTLRMSTLKTRIKCLHDFLSPNVVKVVTDQQGDALYFSRSPLPFFRDKWQDLKDESFASGKLLCYKHVGLYVYRRDFLIEFAAMKPTFLEISEKLEQLRAVENGVRIRVVETEFESIGVDTPDDLVKARERFKAGF from the coding sequence ATGGACATCACTGCAGTAATCCCCGCCCGGTACGCTTCGACGCGTTTCCCGGGCAAGGCACTGGCGGAAATCGCCGGTAAGCCGATGATCCAGCACGTGTACGAGCGTGCCTGTTCTGCTTCCCTGGTCAGCAGGGTCATTGTTGCCACGGACGATCAGCGCATTCAGCAGGTGGTAACCGACTTTGGCGGATTGTGTCTGATGACGCGGCCGGACCACGAAACCGGCACCGACCGGCTGGCTGAAGTCGCACAAGGGCTGAATGCCGACATCATCGTCAATGTTCAGGGGGATGAGCCGCTGATCGCCCCGGAAATGATCGAGCAGGCCATCCGTCCGTTTCTGGACGACAGCACCCTGCGCATGAGCACGCTCAAGACCCGCATCAAATGTCTGCATGATTTTTTGAGTCCCAACGTTGTCAAGGTCGTCACCGACCAGCAGGGGGATGCGCTGTATTTCTCACGTTCTCCGCTGCCGTTTTTCCGGGACAAGTGGCAGGACCTGAAGGACGAATCTTTTGCCAGCGGAAAACTGCTCTGCTACAAACACGTCGGCCTGTACGTCTATCGCCGTGACTTTCTGATCGAATTCGCGGCCATGAAGCCGACCTTCCTGGAAATATCGGAGAAGCTGGAACAGTTGCGCGCCGTAGAAAACGGGGTGCGCATACGCGTGGTAGAGACGGAATTCGAATCCATCGGCGTCGATACTCCCGATGACCTGGTCAAGGCCAGGGAACGCTTCAAGGCAGGTTTTTAA
- a CDS encoding Ppx/GppA phosphatase family protein has product MKKTRLAAIDIGTNSIRCIVVEVDQQGRFTVLDDEKATVRLGENLGRSGAISPAACGRAVEAISRMRMLIDGFKVSEVEAIATSAIRNASNGRDLVEELSRLLGREIKVISGQEEAELAAISALHNFEMSGKRYVMIDIGGGSVELVTALGSHIEECFSVDLGAVLMTEQFFTSDPIRSSDYQKFRRHVRTVLKKTFSGEKISAQNIIGSGGTITSLGNMVMSMRRQTFSSVHGYEVLRSEVVHLLAMLMRKDLKARRSLPGLNPDRADIIVAGCAVVDELMRFFGANQLRVNERGIREGLIIRTIKRLGLIPDSTPARTWRDSVLEFARSCHYDEPHSRHVASLSLAIFDRLAQENGLKKTERRLLEAAALLHDSGYFIGYTSHHKHSYHLIRHAELFGLTPREREIIAQVARYHRKALPKKKHLEFSKLSEKDQLIVSRLGGILRLADGLDRRRSGLVEVVDLSRCGSTYTFRLSGTEDITVEIFGGNAKRDLFEKAFGGAVVFVTG; this is encoded by the coding sequence ATGAAAAAGACACGGCTGGCAGCCATAGATATAGGTACCAACTCGATCCGCTGTATCGTGGTGGAAGTCGATCAGCAGGGCAGGTTCACGGTGCTGGATGACGAAAAGGCCACGGTCCGCCTGGGGGAGAATCTGGGCAGGAGCGGGGCTATTTCGCCTGCGGCCTGCGGCCGGGCCGTGGAAGCTATCTCCCGCATGCGCATGCTGATCGACGGATTCAAGGTCAGCGAGGTGGAAGCCATTGCCACCAGCGCCATCAGGAACGCCTCCAACGGACGCGACTTGGTGGAAGAACTGAGCCGCCTGCTGGGCCGGGAGATAAAGGTCATCTCCGGCCAGGAGGAGGCGGAACTGGCAGCCATTTCGGCCCTGCACAATTTCGAGATGAGCGGCAAACGCTACGTCATGATCGATATCGGCGGCGGCAGTGTCGAGCTGGTGACGGCGCTGGGAAGCCACATCGAGGAGTGTTTTTCCGTGGATCTGGGGGCGGTGCTGATGACGGAGCAATTCTTCACCAGCGACCCGATCAGGAGCAGCGATTACCAGAAATTCCGGCGGCATGTCAGAACCGTGCTCAAGAAGACCTTCAGCGGCGAGAAGATCAGCGCCCAGAACATAATCGGCTCCGGCGGGACCATCACCTCGCTGGGGAACATGGTCATGAGCATGCGCCGCCAGACTTTTTCCTCGGTGCACGGCTACGAAGTGCTGCGGTCCGAGGTGGTGCATCTGCTGGCAATGCTGATGCGCAAGGATCTCAAGGCCAGAAGGAGCCTGCCGGGGCTCAATCCGGACCGTGCCGACATCATTGTGGCAGGCTGCGCCGTGGTGGACGAGCTGATGCGCTTTTTCGGCGCCAACCAGCTCAGGGTCAACGAGCGCGGTATCCGCGAGGGGCTGATCATCAGGACCATCAAGCGGCTGGGACTGATACCGGACAGTACCCCGGCGCGCACGTGGCGCGATTCGGTGCTGGAATTCGCCAGGTCCTGCCATTACGATGAACCGCATTCGCGGCACGTGGCTTCATTGTCCCTGGCGATCTTCGATCGGCTGGCACAGGAGAACGGCCTGAAAAAGACCGAGCGCAGGCTGCTGGAGGCAGCTGCCCTGCTGCACGACAGCGGCTATTTCATCGGTTACACCAGCCACCACAAGCATTCCTATCACCTGATCCGTCATGCCGAACTGTTCGGACTGACCCCGCGCGAGCGTGAGATCATCGCCCAGGTTGCCCGCTATCACCGCAAGGCCCTGCCAAAGAAAAAACACCTCGAATTCAGTAAGCTCAGTGAAAAAGACCAGCTCATTGTCAGCCGTCTGGGGGGCATTCTGCGGCTGGCCGACGGTCTGGACCGCCGCCGGAGCGGCCTGGTCGAGGTGGTGGATCTGAGCCGGTGCGGCAGCACTTACACCTTCAGATTGTCGGGTACTGAGGATATTACGGTTGAGATCTTCGGAGGCAATGCCAAACGTGACCTTTTCGAAAAGGCCTTCGGCGGAGCGGTGGTCTTTGTCACCGGCTGA